The genomic window GCTGCGCCGCCCGGAGACATGCGCCGCCGGACATACTGGCTCCAAGCGCCCGGCGTGGAACCGAGGTCGACCACCAACTGCCCCGCTTTGATCAGCCCCAGCGTCTCGTCAATCTCCTTGAGCTTGTACGCCGCCCGGGCACGATAGCCCTCCCGGGTTGCGAGCTTGACGTACGGATCGTTGATGTGATCGTGCAGCCAAGCCTTGTTGACCTTCTTGCCCGTGGTTTTGGTATTCATCTACGCTCGATAATACGAGGATGCCTGCCATTCAACTTTCCCCCGCACAACGCAAGGTGCATCGCGCCGAAGCGCATCACCTCGATCCGATCGTCATGGTCGGTGGCGACGGGCTCACCCCTGCCGTCTTAAAGGAGGCCGACGCCGCCCTGAAAGCGCACGGCCTTATCAAAGTGCGTGTTTTCTCGGACGACCGCGTCGCTCGCGAAGCCATGATGCAAACGCTGGCCGACGAGCTCAGCGCCGCGCCTATCCAGCACATCGGCAAGCTGCTGGTGCTCTGGCGCCCCAAGGTCGAGAAAGAACGTGAAGTCGACGAAGACCGCATGCCCGGCCCGAGGGACGTCAAGATCGTCAAGTACAGCAAGCGTTTCGGTCAGCGCCCCGAGATCAAGACGCTTCGCGTGCTCGGCAACCAGCGCCTGACCCCCGGCGGCACCATCAAGCGGGCCAAGGCCAAGCGGCCACTGTCCGCCAAGAAGCGCCGCCAGGCAGACTGAGCGTGCTCGCGAGCCCGTCGCTGTCGCCTGCGAAGTCGGGTGGCCAGCGCCACATCCTCTGCATGAAGTGGGGAACGAAGTACGGCCCTGAATACGTCAACCGGCTCTATGCGATGGTGCGGCGCCACCTGAGCGGCGACTTCAAATTTGTCTGTTTGACGGACGATGGCGCCGGCATACGGCCCGAAGTCTTGTGCCTGCCGATCCCTCCGTTGGACCTGAGCCTCGCGCCCGGCCAGCGTGATGGCGCCTGGAAAAAGCTGACCACCTTCTCTGCCGACCTGCACGGTCTGAGCGGTACGGCGCTTTTTCTGGATGTCGACGTGGTCGTCGTGGGCGGTCTCGATGCGTTCTTCGAGCAGCCCGGTGAATTCCTGATCATTCATGACTACGCGCGACCCTGGCGGCGCGAGCGCATCACCGGCAATTCGTCGGTGTATAGATTCGAGTTGGGTGCCCACGCCGATGTGCTCGACTACTTTCGTGCCAATACAGAGAAGGTTCAGGCCGAGTTTCGAAACGAACAGCGCTATCTGTCGGATTTTTTGTACCGACAGCACAAGCTCAACTACTGGCCGACGCAGTGGTGCCCTAGCTTCAAGTACCACGGGATCCCGCCATTCCCGGCCAACTTGTGGCGTGAACCCTTCGTGCCCGACGGCTCGCGGATCATGATTTTTCATGGTGAATGCAATCCGCCCGATGCGCTTGCGGGACGACGCAACCGGCTGTTTCGCTACATCCGGCCCGCGAACTGGGTTGCGCGTTACTGGAAAGAGTAGCGGCTGCGCAGCCGCTCGCGGTCGCTCGGGCTGCAATGGCTCAGCAATGACCCAGCTTTTCAGGCAGCGCGTTTTTGAGCTGAGGGCGCCATACGCCAGAGCAGGACTGCTGTAAGAGCCCATTGCGCCAGATACATGCCGCTGCCGACGGCGTGCCAGAGCTTGAGGTTGTTGCGCGCCAGGATGCGGGGCGAAACGGCGTACTCCTGCATCAGGGCAAGCAAGAGCGCAACAACGATCAAAGAGATCGCGATTCGAACTGCCGGCGCCACGCCATCGACCATCTTCGAACGAAAGTAAGTCAGCAGTGCAATGCCGCAACCCAACGCTACCCAAGTCTGCGCAGCAAACAACTGACCTGCAAAATTGCCGGCGACCACCGGGCTGCCAAGCTTGGCGAATGCCATCGGCACCACCAGAAAGCCAGTCGTCGTCAGGCTACCCCACCAGAAGGAGGCGAGCAGCAGTGCGAAGCGGTCTTTCATTGCGGCAAAAGCCTCGGTTCTCGGAGTCTTCAGAATCAGACGTAGCTGACGCCCATGATCTCGTAGCGCTTCAGCCCGCCAGGCGCTTGCACCTCCGCAGTGTCGCCCTCTTCCTTGCCGATAAGCGCACGCGCAATCGGGCTGGAGATGTTGATGAGCCCGAGCTTCAGGTCGGCTTCGTCTTCGCCAACGATCTGGTACTTGACGACTTCGCCGGATGTTTCTTCTTCTAACTCGACCGTCGAGCCAAAGACGACTTTCCCACCAGCATCGACCTCGGTCGGATCGATGATCTGTGCAGCCGACAGCTTGCCTTCGACCTCCTGGATGCGGCCTTCGATAAAGCCCTGGCGGTCTTTGGCGACTTCGTATTCGGCGTTCTCGCTGAGATCGCCTTGCGCACGCGCCTCCGAGATCGCGTTGATGACCCAAGGCCGTTCAACCGTCTTCAGGCGATGCAGTTCTTCGCGCAGCTTCTCGGCGCCGCGCTTGGTGATGGGGATGGTTGTCGAAAGAGTAGCCACGTTTGTTGCTCCAGAAAACGAAACCGCCGAACGATGCCGTTCGGCGGTCGGTTGGGGACAGGTCAGACGAGATTGCGTCCGGTCAGCCGGCTCAGTATGGCGAGCGGGCTCGAGTTTGGATTGTATTGCTTGGCTGCGGCAAGGTGCAGCGTCTGCTCCAACATGTACTGGCCTGACATGACCGCATGAGATGTCTGGTCCGAAAAGCAGACCCATACCGACCCCGCAGGGAACGACACGGTTTGCTGCGGCGAGGTCTTCTGGTATTCCAGATCGGACTTCATGCCGTCGTGCAACTGCAGCATCAGGTGGTCATATTCGCTGCGCAGCGACTTGGTCACGCGCAAAGCCCGCATCAGCTTGGCCTGCCATCCCACATAGGGCTTGGCCCGCGGCAAGAAGCGGGCAGCCACTGCCTCGAATGGTTCACCCACCCGCCAGACCCGCGGCAGTCCGTCTGGGTTGGCGTTGGTGAACACACGCAGGATGCGCTCGCCATAGTTGGGCCGAGAGGGAAACGAATCGACGTGCAGCCGCTTGTCGTCGGCGCGCCAGGACTGCACTCGCGTCTCCACCTGCGCTGGCCGGTAGCTCGTGGGCGCGAGTCGCAGCGCGGGCGTGTAATGGGGCAACAGCCCGTTGATGAGCTGCTGCGCCTGCTCACGAAATCGCGACACCATAGCGGCGACGGCGCGTTGTACCGCATCGTCGCCGGCTGCGCCCTTGAGCTTGCCATCGGCATTCAGGCTGATATTGCGCACATCGGGCGAAAGAACGGCCGGCGTCAACAAGCCCCGCTCTTCCGGTAGTAACTCGAATGCGAGGCGCGGAAAATAAAGCACCTTGCCCGCTTCCAACGCCGCGATCCACGCACCGTTCGCCTTGGCCGCAGTCCAGTCGGCTAGATCGAGCTCTACGAGCTGCGTGTCCATGGCGCACTCCCTTCGCTCTGCTACAGGCATCAAGCCGCAGCGAGCTGCGCGTGCATTTCCTGAATCGAAATGACACCCAGCTCATCCATGTGCTGCATGCCTTCGACCGCGGCTTCTGCACCGAAAATCGTAGTGAAGGTGGTCACGCGGGCCAGCAGCGCCGACGTGCGGATCTGGCGCGAATCGGTGATCGCATTGCGACGCTCTTCGACCGTGTTGATGACCAACGCGATCTCCTTGTTCTTGATCATGTCGACGATGTGCGGGCGGCCTTCGGTCACCTTGTTCACGACCGCGCAAGTGACGCCTGCTGCCGAAATCGCAGCCGCGGTGCCCTTGGTCGCAATCAACTCGAAGCCCAGCTTGGCAAGGCCACGTGCCACGTCCACGGCGCGCGGCTTGTCGTTGTTCTTGACCGAGATGAACACCTTGCCGGACTTGGGCAAGATCGTGCCTGCGCCGATCTGCGACTTCACGAAAGCCTCGCCGAAGGTCTTGCCCACGCCCATCACTTCACCGGTCGACTTCATCTCAGGACCCAGGATCGTATCCACGCCCGGGAACTTGACGAACGGGAACACCGCCTCTTTCACGCTGAAATATGGCGGCGTCACTTCTTTAGTCATGCCTTGCGACTTGAGCGATTGGCCGGCCATGCAGCGCGCCGCCACCTTGGCGAGTTGAATGCCCGTCGCCTTGCTGACGAAAGGCACCGTGCGCGACGCTCGCGGATTCACTTCGAGCACATAGATGACGTCTTTGCCGTCCCTCTGTTGAATC from Variovorax sp. PAMC28562 includes these protein-coding regions:
- a CDS encoding YhbY family RNA-binding protein, whose product is MPAIQLSPAQRKVHRAEAHHLDPIVMVGGDGLTPAVLKEADAALKAHGLIKVRVFSDDRVAREAMMQTLADELSAAPIQHIGKLLVLWRPKVEKEREVDEDRMPGPRDVKIVKYSKRFGQRPEIKTLRVLGNQRLTPGGTIKRAKAKRPLSAKKRRQAD
- a CDS encoding glycosyltransferase is translated as MKWGTKYGPEYVNRLYAMVRRHLSGDFKFVCLTDDGAGIRPEVLCLPIPPLDLSLAPGQRDGAWKKLTTFSADLHGLSGTALFLDVDVVVVGGLDAFFEQPGEFLIIHDYARPWRRERITGNSSVYRFELGAHADVLDYFRANTEKVQAEFRNEQRYLSDFLYRQHKLNYWPTQWCPSFKYHGIPPFPANLWREPFVPDGSRIMIFHGECNPPDALAGRRNRLFRYIRPANWVARYWKE
- a CDS encoding DUF4149 domain-containing protein, producing MKDRFALLLASFWWGSLTTTGFLVVPMAFAKLGSPVVAGNFAGQLFAAQTWVALGCGIALLTYFRSKMVDGVAPAVRIAISLIVVALLLALMQEYAVSPRILARNNLKLWHAVGSGMYLAQWALTAVLLWRMAPSAQKRAA
- the greA gene encoding transcription elongation factor GreA; amino-acid sequence: MATLSTTIPITKRGAEKLREELHRLKTVERPWVINAISEARAQGDLSENAEYEVAKDRQGFIEGRIQEVEGKLSAAQIIDPTEVDAGGKVVFGSTVELEEETSGEVVKYQIVGEDEADLKLGLINISSPIARALIGKEEGDTAEVQAPGGLKRYEIMGVSYV
- a CDS encoding Kdo hydroxylase family protein, which codes for MDTQLVELDLADWTAAKANGAWIAALEAGKVLYFPRLAFELLPEERGLLTPAVLSPDVRNISLNADGKLKGAAGDDAVQRAVAAMVSRFREQAQQLINGLLPHYTPALRLAPTSYRPAQVETRVQSWRADDKRLHVDSFPSRPNYGERILRVFTNANPDGLPRVWRVGEPFEAVAARFLPRAKPYVGWQAKLMRALRVTKSLRSEYDHLMLQLHDGMKSDLEYQKTSPQQTVSFPAGSVWVCFSDQTSHAVMSGQYMLEQTLHLAAAKQYNPNSSPLAILSRLTGRNLV